The genome window GTTCTTTTCCTTTTAAATCTATGGAAACGCTTTCATATTTCAAATTCAGGAAAGACAACAACATTCGCACCTTATGCGAATTTCCCGAAATCGCAGATTCAAAAAGTTCAATCATCGGCTTCTCTTCTCCATTCCCAACCATTCATTTCGGCAATCGTTTGAAAATAAAATCCGCATAGTCGTTAAAACAGCTCGGAGACATGTGGCCCGGGTCGCTGAAATCGTCGCAATGATATTCGGGATCTTCGTTCATATTCCAAAATTCGGTTTCGGTAGACGTATGCAATTTTTTTAATATCGGAATCATGATGTCATACGGGGTTCGTTCGTCCTTCTCGTTCGTTAGAACCTTGCGCGTTTTATACAGTTCGAAATAAGGACGGGCTACGCGTACCCAAATCGTGGCAAACGGAACCCCGCTTTCTTTAACGATTTTTATAGCATCCTCTTGATTCGCCAACATCTTGGGATTGAACGTAAACGGAGTGAGATAGGATTTAAAATCCGTATTGGATCTTTTTTTCAAAAGTTCCGTAGGCAACACGATCCGCGGACTTGCGTCTGACGTGGCGCTTCCTCTTTGTTTTTTGAGATTTTCCCAGATTTCGGAACGAAGTTTGCTGTAACCGGCGGCAAGCATTCCCCCGTCTTTTACCCTCGCCCGGATCACATTCATGCGGGGACGGTTCTTGTGCGTATGAAATAATTTCTTTGCGATATATCCGGTCAGATCCGAAGAAGAATATCGATCTGCGTGGCGGAAAACAAAGGACGCGCTGAGTCCGTAAAAAAGAACCTCGTCCAAAGTAAGAACGGAGGAAGAATTGAAAATTTCGATCGATTCATCCATCAGGATAAAATCGGGTTTAACCGCGTCTGTTTTAAATCTCTCCAGCCAATATAGATAATAATCCGGAGATCCGCCCGGCACGGAAAAATTGAATAAAACCCAATCGGGATATTTCTTTTCTATATAATCGTTTCTGAATAGAAGGGCTCTTGAATTTCCGAAATAAACCAAAACCTTCTTGCGATCCTTTTTTTGGAGATAGTCTTTGAGTTCGTCGAACAGGAATTCCTTATGTCTAAAGTTCAAATCCGAAAGGGTCAGCGAATAATAAGGCTCGAACGCGGTGGAACTGATGAGTTTATCGATTCCGAATGCGAGCAGAAAAATGATAAAAGGAACGAGTAGAAATCGATTTCGAAACATTCTATTTTCCTAAAATTTATAATAGATGAACGCGCCCGAATCTTCCGAAAACAACGCGAGTAAAAACACGGTAAGAACGCCCAATCCCGTCAAAAGCCAAGGATCGTATTTCCGAAAACGCTTCCAAAAATCGGGAACGTATTGAACCCAGTTGAACAGAACGAGCGCGAGAAAGAGATAAAAGAATTTCTCCACATTCTCCATTTGTTTGAGGAGAAAAAAAGAATTTCCGTCTATCAAAGTTCCGGCGTCGTTCAACCAAGCAAGAGAAGAAGAAGCGATCTGTGTTTCGATCGTATCGGGAGAATTTAGAAAAATTCCCGTTACGTGTTGCACCATCGTCTTTGCGTTATCCGCGCGGAACAATACCGCACTAAAAGAAAATAGGTTAAACACGATACAAGCCTTGATCACTTTCAGGAAAACGTTCTTTTCCGGAGTCAACTTCCAGCCGAGAGAAGTTTCCAAATATCGTTCTCCGGCGAGAAGACATCCCCAATAAAATCCCCAAGCGATGAACGTATAATCCGCTCCGTGCCAAAAACCTCCGATGGTCATGGTCAAAATCAGATTCAAGTGCGTTCTCCATTGTGCGACCTTGCTTCCGCCCAAGGAAAAATAGATATAATCGCGGAGCCAAAAAGACAACGTTATGTGCCATCTCTGCCAAAGTTCTCTTCCGCTGAGAGAAAAGAACGGAGCTTTGAAGTTTTCCGGCAGATAAAATCCGAGAAGCGCCCCCACTCCGCGCGCCATATCCGTAAGCCCGGAAAAGTCGCAGAACACCTGGATCGAATATCCGATCCCCGCCAAGATCAACGAGTACGAATCGTATGTTTGGGGACTTGAAAAAATCGGAGAAATCAATCCGGCCGCGGGATCGGCGATCAGGACTTTTTTGATCAAACCGCCGATCATCAGATAACAGCCGTTATAGATTTTATCGCGGTCGGGTTCGAGGTTGTTCAGATTCGGGAAAAAATCCCCCGTTCTCATGATCGGCCCCGCAATCAAAACGGGAAAAAATAATACGAACAGAAAATACCCTTTGAGAGAAATCGTTTCTCCGGTAGGATTTCTTCTCGCGTCCACCGCCGCGGCGATCATCTGAAAGCTGTAAAAGCTGATCGCCAAAGGAAGAATGATATGAACGATGCCTTGGATCTCGGTGAAAAACGGATAACCGGTGACGTCCGCAAGAACGCGGGAAAAGAAATAAAAGTATTTGAAAAATCCCAAATTGACGCAGTTAAAAAGAACCGACGCAATCATCCAGTGTTTGGAACCGTCCTTCGACGTTTTGATTCTCAGATAAAAAAAGTAATTCAGAAGAATCACCGCGACAAAGTGAAGGAAAAACACCCAGGAAAACCAGACGTAAAAGAACGCGCTGGAAAGAATCAGAAAATCGGGACGGATCTTTTTCGGAATCGACCAATAGATTACATAAACAACGGCAAAGAAAATCGCAAACGTAACGGAGTTGAACAGCACTGTTATCTGCCTTTCCTAAATAAATTTTTCCAGTATTCCACTTCTTCGGAGTTCAGTTTTTTATCTTTGAATTCTTCGGAGTCCGCTTCGATTTTTGGAGGAGAGATTTCGGCGAGTACAAGAGATGCGAATTCTTCGGAAGTGATCGGATGAGCGCCCCATTTTTTCGCGTGAAAAAAAATCTCCTTATCCGAACTGACCACTTGAATCTCCGATGGACGCACGTTCGTTCGAACGAATTCTTTAATCACGTCGTCCGCTTTTCGTTCTCGACTGAAATATACGTTCAGTTTTCCGAAATTTTCCTGATAGACTTCGCTACCGACTTCTTTCTTTCCATCGAAGAAAACGTGAAAGGTTTGTTTTTTCTTTTTTTTGGAATACGATTCTAACAATTCCAACAGTCCTTGTCTCGCTTTGGAAAGCCGATTCTGATACATACATTCTTCCAAATCCGGAAATTTATAGATCAGATTGAAACCGTCAATTGCCACTTGAGAAGACATGGAATTGTAGTGACCAGAATCCCATTCTCGTAAATACTGTAAACCAACCTTTCCGGGGAGAGTATGAGTAAAATGGCTGATTCCGAACGTTATCCGGTCCGGGTCAACAAATTTAACGTCTGGCATTTTTATCTTTGGCTCAAGGCGTTGCCCGGGTCCGGAAGAGATTTGTTTCTTCTTTCGCTGGCGGCTTTGGACGTTCTTCTACTTTTGATCTACAACTCGTATAAAGAAATTCTTCCGAAAGAATTGTACGCGTATATGATCGGTTTCGACTTCTTCGTATTAGTCGTGTGGGTAATGGAACTGATCACTAAGTTTCGAAAATCGAAAGATCCGAGCACGTATTTCTCGATGAACTGGTACGAAATCGTGGGTGTGATTCCGTTTTATTTTCTCCGTCCCTTTTTGCTTTTGCGGGGAATGAAGATTCTCATCGCATTTTACAAGTTAGGTCAATCCGGACAAAACCTAAGCGATATCGTCACAAGAGAAATCACCTTTCGGTTTCGGGATGTGATCGTGGATACGATCGCCGACGCCGTATTTCTGCATTCTTTGGAAAGAGTGGAAGAAGTGATGATCCGCTTGGATTATAGTCAGCTCGCCAAACGCGCCTTCGAACTTCATCAGAAAGAATTCAACGCCAAGGTAAACGAATCCCTTCAATCCAAGTTCTTATTGGGAGAATTGTCCAGAATCCCGTTTATGGGAGAAATTTCCAAACGTCTCGGAGAAGATATCAGTTCGATGATCACCGAGGTTTTGGAAAACCAAGTCACCGGCGAAATCATGAAACAAATTACGGAAGCGATTTTGAAAGAAATGGCCAATCACGTAAAACGACTTCCGATCGAACGAATCACCCGCCCCCTCGAAGTGGAATCGCCTCGACAGCAATCTACGATCGTTCCAACCGCTTCCGTTGAAACGAAAACACCAATGGACTCCGCGGTACCATCGACAGAAAATCCGGAAAATCCTCTCCCCGAAACGACTTCGGATTAATTTTTGAGAAGCTTTTAGCGCGTCTTTCGACTAAATGTAAAAAATAGGCTCCTTTGAAAAAATGGTCCGAACTTATAAGATCCGACTTTTTGTACAGACTACCGAAATCCCAAGGGAATTTGGTACGATAACAAACGTTTCACCTTCGGAAAATGGATTTTATTCACTAAGTTCGAAAAAAACACTTGCGATTCTATTTCGAACGTTTAAAATTTTTAACAGAGAGGAGTTTTTTATGAAATCCGTTGAAACTTGGTTTAACGAATACGCGGAAAGCCACCGAAACCCGATCAACAAAAACATCCACTGGGTTTGTGTTCCGCTGATTTACTTTACTGTCATCGGTCTTCTTTGGTCCATTCCAGTGCCTTCTTTTTTTCAGTCCGTTCCTTACTTGAACTTTGCGACTTTGGCTCTTGTGTTTGCACTCGCTTTTTATGTAAGACTTTCCGTGACCTTAGCCCTGGGAATGTTCTTTCTCAGTTCTTTCATGATTTATTTGATCGTGATTTTGCAACGGACCGTCCTTCCGATCATGTTCGGGACGTACGCCTACGGTATTTTAGAACTTTCGATTACGATCTTTGTTCTCGCTTGGATCGGACAGT of Leptospira sanjuanensis contains these proteins:
- a CDS encoding MBOAT family O-acyltransferase, which produces MLFNSVTFAIFFAVVYVIYWSIPKKIRPDFLILSSAFFYVWFSWVFFLHFVAVILLNYFFYLRIKTSKDGSKHWMIASVLFNCVNLGFFKYFYFFSRVLADVTGYPFFTEIQGIVHIILPLAISFYSFQMIAAAVDARRNPTGETISLKGYFLFVLFFPVLIAGPIMRTGDFFPNLNNLEPDRDKIYNGCYLMIGGLIKKVLIADPAAGLISPIFSSPQTYDSYSLILAGIGYSIQVFCDFSGLTDMARGVGALLGFYLPENFKAPFFSLSGRELWQRWHITLSFWLRDYIYFSLGGSKVAQWRTHLNLILTMTIGGFWHGADYTFIAWGFYWGCLLAGERYLETSLGWKLTPEKNVFLKVIKACIVFNLFSFSAVLFRADNAKTMVQHVTGIFLNSPDTIETQIASSSLAWLNDAGTLIDGNSFFLLKQMENVEKFFYLFLALVLFNWVQYVPDFWKRFRKYDPWLLTGLGVLTVFLLALFSEDSGAFIYYKF
- a CDS encoding DUF1574 domain-containing protein, yielding MFRNRFLLVPFIIFLLAFGIDKLISSTAFEPYYSLTLSDLNFRHKEFLFDELKDYLQKKDRKKVLVYFGNSRALLFRNDYIEKKYPDWVLFNFSVPGGSPDYYLYWLERFKTDAVKPDFILMDESIEIFNSSSVLTLDEVLFYGLSASFVFRHADRYSSSDLTGYIAKKLFHTHKNRPRMNVIRARVKDGGMLAAGYSKLRSEIWENLKKQRGSATSDASPRIVLPTELLKKRSNTDFKSYLTPFTFNPKMLANQEDAIKIVKESGVPFATIWVRVARPYFELYKTRKVLTNEKDERTPYDIMIPILKKLHTSTETEFWNMNEDPEYHCDDFSDPGHMSPSCFNDYADFIFKRLPK
- a CDS encoding Mpo1 family 2-hydroxy fatty acid dioxygenase, which encodes MKSVETWFNEYAESHRNPINKNIHWVCVPLIYFTVIGLLWSIPVPSFFQSVPYLNFATLALVFALAFYVRLSVTLALGMFFLSSFMIYLIVILQRTVLPIMFGTYAYGILELSITIFVLAWIGQFIGHKIEGKKPSFFKDLQFLMIGPIWLLGFVYQKLRIAY
- a CDS encoding NYN domain-containing protein; protein product: MSSQVAIDGFNLIYKFPDLEECMYQNRLSKARQGLLELLESYSKKKKKQTFHVFFDGKKEVGSEVYQENFGKLNVYFSRERKADDVIKEFVRTNVRPSEIQVVSSDKEIFFHAKKWGAHPITSEEFASLVLAEISPPKIEADSEEFKDKKLNSEEVEYWKNLFRKGR